In one Haloplanus salinus genomic region, the following are encoded:
- a CDS encoding universal stress protein: MTRHLLVAFDDTELSERTLEFACSTFPEDRITVMFVIDSHTDDTAATGWGNTTDEYERWVESRREFGDELLAHAREIAAEYDATVETIIAIGRVHRALIDFYEDADVDLVVMGYHPRSRLSAYLAGEFSERLVRTSDVPVALVK; the protein is encoded by the coding sequence GTGACTCGTCACTTGCTCGTCGCGTTCGACGACACGGAACTGTCGGAACGGACGCTCGAGTTCGCCTGTTCGACGTTTCCCGAGGACCGCATCACGGTCATGTTCGTCATCGACTCGCACACGGACGACACGGCGGCGACCGGGTGGGGAAATACGACCGACGAGTACGAGCGGTGGGTGGAATCCAGACGCGAGTTCGGCGACGAACTGCTAGCGCACGCTCGGGAGATTGCGGCCGAGTACGACGCCACCGTCGAGACCATCATCGCGATCGGGCGCGTCCACCGGGCTCTCATCGACTTCTACGAGGACGCCGACGTCGATCTGGTCGTGATGGGCTACCATCCACGATCACGGCTCTCCGCGTATCTGGCCGGTGAGTTCTCCGAACGCCTCGTCCGGACCTCGGACGTTCCGGTCGCCCTCGTCAAGTAA
- a CDS encoding valine--tRNA ligase: protein MPSGEYDPETVERQWQDRWVEEELYAYGDGAVDPDTVFAIDSPPPTVSGSLHWGHVYGFTLQDFVARYNRMQGKDVFFPFGYDDNGIASERLAEDELGIRHQDFGRREFQEKCREVCAQYESEFTEKMQNLGISIDWSETYQTISPEVQRTSQLSFVDLYEQGREYRQRAPAIWCPECETAISQVETEDDEQDSHFHDIAFEVVEDDASLPETFTISTTRPELLPACVSVFVHPDDEANEDLVGNHARIPLFGQEVPIIEDERVDMETGSGVVMCCTFGDQTDIEWYQAHDLDLRIAIDESGTLTDLAGEYAGLGRDEAREAIVADLDDADALLDRRAITHTVNVHERCGTSIEFLVTEQWYVELLDKTEEYLEAGRQMDWYPEKMFTRYKNWIEGLQWDWAISRQRSSGIPFPVWYCAACDEEVVADRDQLPVDPLSDDPPVDACPACGHDEFAPEDDVFDTWATSSLTPLINAGWDWDTEREEMVIERPELYPMDVRPQGHDIISFWLFHTVVKCYEHTGEVPFDSVMINGMVLDENRVKMSKSLGNIVSPDEVLEQYPVDAARYWAAGSAVGDDLPYKEKGLRAGERLMRKLWNASKLVDDLTPEERLPRPDLREIDRWLLAELDDLIETVTDHFERREFSKARDTLRSFFWHTFCDDYLEIAKQRLRDGEDPSAAYTLQTAHRRFCKLFAPILAHVTEELWRDMYGDGSVHTADWPAPLGVEADLPAGERAMAVVAALRKYKTEHQLSMNADVDAVRVYGDVSAFADDIRRVMHVDELESVDAEPPVESVVTGIDLDYALVGPEFGNRVSDIEAAIAEGNYDLEDGRLHAASVALDAEMFAVEEERQYTGDGEMIEADETVVIVRN, encoded by the coding sequence ATGCCGAGCGGAGAATACGACCCGGAGACGGTCGAACGGCAGTGGCAGGATCGGTGGGTCGAAGAGGAGCTGTACGCCTACGGTGACGGCGCCGTAGACCCGGACACCGTCTTCGCCATCGATTCGCCGCCGCCGACCGTCTCCGGCAGCCTCCACTGGGGTCACGTCTACGGGTTCACCCTCCAGGACTTCGTCGCCCGCTACAACCGCATGCAGGGTAAGGACGTGTTCTTCCCGTTCGGCTACGACGACAACGGCATCGCCTCCGAACGGCTCGCCGAGGACGAACTCGGGATCCGACACCAGGACTTCGGCCGCCGGGAGTTTCAGGAGAAGTGTCGCGAGGTCTGCGCCCAGTACGAGTCGGAGTTCACCGAGAAGATGCAGAACCTCGGCATCTCCATCGACTGGTCGGAGACGTACCAGACCATCTCCCCCGAGGTGCAGCGCACCTCACAACTCTCCTTCGTCGACCTCTACGAGCAGGGGCGAGAGTACCGCCAGCGTGCCCCCGCCATCTGGTGCCCGGAGTGTGAGACGGCCATCTCACAGGTCGAGACCGAAGACGACGAACAGGACAGCCACTTCCACGACATCGCCTTCGAGGTGGTCGAGGACGACGCGTCCCTCCCGGAGACGTTCACCATCTCGACGACGCGGCCCGAACTGCTCCCAGCCTGTGTCTCGGTGTTCGTCCACCCCGACGACGAGGCAAACGAGGACCTCGTCGGCAACCACGCCCGCATTCCCCTGTTCGGCCAGGAAGTACCCATCATCGAGGACGAACGCGTCGACATGGAGACGGGGTCGGGCGTCGTGATGTGCTGTACCTTCGGCGACCAGACGGACATCGAGTGGTATCAGGCCCACGACCTCGATTTGCGCATCGCCATCGACGAGTCGGGGACGCTAACCGACTTGGCGGGCGAGTACGCGGGACTCGGCCGCGACGAGGCCCGCGAGGCCATCGTCGCCGACCTCGACGACGCGGACGCCTTGCTCGACCGGCGGGCCATCACCCACACGGTCAACGTCCACGAGCGCTGTGGCACGAGCATCGAGTTCCTCGTCACCGAGCAGTGGTACGTCGAACTCCTCGACAAGACCGAGGAGTACCTCGAAGCGGGCCGGCAGATGGACTGGTATCCGGAGAAGATGTTCACGCGGTACAAAAACTGGATCGAGGGGCTCCAGTGGGACTGGGCCATCTCCCGCCAGCGCTCCTCGGGCATCCCCTTCCCGGTCTGGTACTGCGCGGCGTGTGACGAGGAAGTCGTCGCCGACCGCGATCAGTTGCCGGTCGACCCGCTCTCCGACGACCCGCCGGTCGACGCCTGCCCCGCCTGTGGGCACGACGAGTTCGCCCCCGAGGACGACGTCTTCGACACGTGGGCCACCTCCTCGTTGACGCCGCTGATCAACGCCGGGTGGGACTGGGACACGGAGCGTGAAGAGATGGTCATCGAGCGCCCCGAACTGTACCCGATGGACGTGCGCCCGCAAGGCCACGATATCATCTCCTTCTGGCTGTTCCACACCGTCGTCAAGTGTTACGAGCACACGGGCGAGGTCCCCTTCGACAGCGTGATGATCAACGGGATGGTCCTCGACGAGAATCGGGTGAAGATGTCGAAGTCGCTGGGCAACATCGTCTCGCCGGACGAGGTGCTGGAGCAGTACCCCGTCGACGCCGCGCGCTACTGGGCCGCCGGGAGCGCCGTCGGCGACGACCTGCCGTACAAGGAGAAAGGGCTGCGCGCGGGCGAGCGTCTGATGCGGAAGCTCTGGAACGCGTCGAAACTCGTCGACGACCTGACGCCCGAGGAACGGCTCCCACGACCCGACCTTCGGGAGATCGACCGCTGGCTGCTCGCGGAACTCGACGACCTCATCGAGACGGTCACCGACCACTTCGAGCGTCGGGAGTTCTCGAAGGCCCGCGACACGCTCCGCTCCTTTTTCTGGCACACCTTCTGCGACGACTACCTCGAAATCGCCAAACAACGGCTCCGCGACGGCGAGGACCCGTCGGCGGCGTACACGCTCCAGACCGCTCACCGGCGCTTCTGTAAACTGTTTGCGCCCATCCTCGCCCACGTCACCGAGGAACTCTGGCGCGACATGTACGGCGACGGGAGCGTCCACACGGCCGACTGGCCCGCCCCGCTCGGCGTCGAGGCGGACCTGCCGGCAGGCGAACGGGCGATGGCCGTCGTCGCCGCGCTCCGGAAGTACAAGACGGAGCACCAGCTGTCGATGAACGCCGACGTCGACGCCGTCCGGGTGTACGGCGACGTCTCCGCCTTCGCCGACGACATCCGGCGCGTGATGCACGTCGACGAACTGGAGTCGGTCGACGCGGAACCGCCGGTCGAATCCGTCGTGACGGGTATCGACCTCGACTACGCCCTCGTCGGCCCCGAGTTCGGAAATCGCGTCTCGGACATCGAGGCCGCCATCGCCGAAGGCAACTACGACCTCGAGGACGGCCGCCTTCACGCCGCGAGCGTCGCACTCGACGCCGAGATGTTCGCCGTCGAGGAGGAGCGCCAGTACACGGGCGACGGCGAGATGATCGAAGCCGACGAGACGGTCGTCATCGTGCGGAACTGA
- a CDS encoding non-histone chromosomal MC1 family protein: protein MVREDGKRNFVMREDGQEDSVFSGNMPRQAALKAARRLDPASSESDAEANPIEIRLREKGTDKVHIFDAWAWEEDAPDDKPDWMGDRITKGNVSKKGIEHLEE, encoded by the coding sequence ATGGTACGCGAGGATGGTAAGCGGAACTTCGTGATGCGCGAGGACGGACAAGAGGACAGCGTGTTCTCCGGGAACATGCCACGCCAGGCCGCGCTCAAGGCGGCCCGTCGACTGGATCCGGCGAGTTCGGAGAGCGACGCCGAGGCCAATCCGATCGAGATCAGGCTTCGGGAGAAGGGAACCGACAAGGTCCACATCTTCGACGCTTGGGCGTGGGAGGAGGACGCCCCGGACGACAAACCGGACTGGATGGGGGATCGGATCACGAAAGGCAACGTCTCGAAGAAGGGCATCGAACACCTCGAGGAGTGA
- a CDS encoding ABC transporter ATP-binding protein has translation MPDSDDHGGFEDVRETLDGHPMVSLLSYARPYWPRLTLGVVAAFCTRFARLLPPILVATAIDRVILGPSDPGLLARAGLLPAEVIVGTAARTALLERLVAIAVLAYVVRSLTRFGSRYLLQSAAQKIQRDLRNDTYDHLQHLSMDFFVDHQTGGMMSILNSDVNRLEQFLNTEFRQLIRVVATVGGIAVVLWTYSPKLAAIALAPVPVIGVASGRFLTWIEPRYKSIRESVSRLNTRLENNLGGAAVIKTFNRYAFERDRVAERSQDYHDEKVAALRIRRAFFAALRLLTGVVFVLVLYVGGMDSITGAEGALTAGSFALFFLYLRRLYSPMRRVGKSANKYQLAKSSAERVFGLLGREPTITSPDDPYRPDAVDGAVTFDGVTFGYGDRDPVLRNLSLDVPAGTTVGLAGPTGAGKSTLVKLVSRFHDTDAGAVRVDGVDVREFDLDALREEVAVVEQNPYLFSGTVAENIAYGDRAALAAERSEDGAARDRVIEAAKAAEAHAFVSDLPAGYDTLVGERGVKLSGGQRQRLAIARALLNDPAIIVFDEATSDVDTETEELIQQSLDRLIEDRTAFVIAHRLSTIRDADRIVVLDDGELVETGSHADLLAAGGDYADLWNAQADVRTVADD, from the coding sequence ATGCCGGACTCGGACGATCACGGCGGCTTCGAGGACGTTCGCGAGACGCTCGACGGTCACCCGATGGTGAGCCTGCTATCCTACGCTCGCCCGTACTGGCCGCGACTCACGCTCGGCGTCGTCGCCGCGTTCTGTACGCGCTTCGCCCGACTTCTCCCGCCGATTCTCGTCGCGACGGCCATCGACCGGGTCATTCTCGGCCCGTCTGACCCGGGCCTGCTCGCACGGGCCGGCCTCCTGCCGGCCGAGGTCATCGTCGGCACCGCGGCGCGGACGGCGCTGCTCGAACGTCTGGTCGCCATCGCGGTGCTCGCGTACGTCGTCCGGTCGCTCACCCGCTTCGGCTCGCGATACCTCCTCCAGTCGGCCGCCCAGAAGATTCAACGGGACCTCCGCAACGACACGTACGACCACCTCCAGCACCTCTCGATGGACTTCTTCGTCGACCACCAGACCGGCGGCATGATGTCTATTCTCAATAGCGACGTGAATCGACTGGAACAGTTTCTCAACACCGAGTTCCGACAACTCATCCGGGTGGTCGCCACCGTCGGCGGCATCGCCGTCGTCCTCTGGACGTACTCGCCGAAGCTCGCCGCCATCGCGCTCGCGCCCGTCCCGGTCATCGGCGTCGCGAGCGGGCGCTTCCTGACGTGGATCGAACCCCGGTACAAGTCGATCCGCGAGTCCGTCTCCCGGCTCAACACCCGACTGGAGAACAACCTCGGCGGCGCGGCGGTGATCAAGACGTTCAATCGCTACGCCTTCGAGCGCGACCGCGTCGCCGAGCGGAGCCAGGACTACCACGACGAGAAGGTGGCCGCCCTGCGCATCCGCCGGGCCTTCTTCGCCGCGCTCCGCCTCCTCACCGGCGTCGTGTTCGTCCTCGTCCTCTACGTCGGCGGCATGGACAGTATCACCGGCGCCGAGGGGGCGCTCACGGCGGGCAGTTTCGCGCTCTTCTTTCTCTACCTGCGACGCCTCTACTCTCCGATGCGGCGGGTAGGAAAGTCCGCGAACAAGTATCAACTGGCGAAATCGAGCGCCGAGCGCGTCTTCGGCCTGCTGGGTCGGGAGCCGACGATCACCTCCCCCGACGACCCGTATCGACCCGACGCCGTCGACGGCGCGGTGACGTTCGACGGCGTGACCTTCGGCTACGGCGACCGTGACCCGGTGCTTCGAAACCTCTCGCTCGACGTGCCTGCGGGGACGACCGTCGGCCTCGCCGGACCGACCGGCGCCGGCAAGTCGACGCTCGTGAAACTCGTCTCGCGGTTCCACGACACGGATGCGGGTGCGGTCCGCGTCGACGGCGTCGACGTCCGCGAGTTCGACCTCGACGCCCTCCGGGAGGAGGTCGCCGTCGTCGAACAGAACCCCTACCTCTTCTCGGGCACCGTCGCCGAGAACATCGCGTACGGGGATCGGGCGGCGTTGGCGGCCGAACGGAGCGAGGACGGCGCGGCGCGTGACCGCGTGATCGAGGCCGCGAAGGCGGCCGAGGCCCACGCGTTCGTCAGCGACCTGCCCGCGGGCTACGACACCCTCGTCGGCGAGCGCGGCGTCAAACTCTCCGGCGGCCAGCGTCAGCGCCTCGCTATCGCCCGCGCGCTCCTCAACGACCCCGCGATCATCGTCTTCGACGAGGCGACCAGCGACGTCGACACCGAGACCGAGGAGCTGATCCAACAGAGCCTCGACCGCCTCATCGAGGACCGCACCGCGTTCGTCATCGCCCATCGCCTCTCGACGATCCGGGACGCCGACCGTATCGTCGTCCTCGACGACGGCGAACTCGTCGAGACGGGGAGCCACGCCGACCTACTGGCCGCCGGCGGCGACTACGCCGACCTCTGGAACGCACAGGCCGACGTACGGACGGTCGCCGACGACTGA
- the pheT gene encoding phenylalanine--tRNA ligase subunit beta: MPVVDVDADELRRLTGHEEKDDDELIDDLFALGLEYEGETEDGDLQLEFGPDRLDRLSVEGVARSLRYQYGDDRGVYVPTTNDPDWTIEVEESVPDERPYVTGAVIRGVDLDDAALDSLIQLQEKLHATMGRKRAKGAIGIHDLTMLKGEMLREDGRDGHAITYRGVDPEGDRFVPLDSDAEMTPAQVLDEHPTGETYAPIVAEYGRYPAIYDEIGLFSFPPVINGRRTEVSTDSRDLFVELTGTDQWTIDRMCNVICYALDARGATVEAVEVAYPEGTLRRPDFEVETKTVAHGRIEGMLGIDLDVEETVDLFERSGLDVDVEDGDGTTAYEVSIPPYRTDVLHPLDLIDDVGRAYGFNELDPRYPDVATVGGRHERSTLEAAARTSLVGLGFEDLLNFHMISEAENYERMGVAPGTPVVGGAAPVTITEPYSEDYTMLRTWALPSLTMVLENNTHRAYPQDLAEIGLAAGADDDENTGVAERRTVAAVLARHDATYEDAKSRLASLCDDFDADLETPATEHPTFIDGRAAAVVIDGEPVGVIGEVHPRVLVEHDLELPVAAFEFRLDALA; the protein is encoded by the coding sequence ATGCCCGTCGTCGACGTCGACGCCGACGAACTCCGGCGGCTGACTGGTCACGAGGAGAAAGACGACGACGAGTTGATCGACGACCTGTTCGCCCTCGGCCTCGAGTACGAGGGCGAGACGGAGGACGGCGACCTCCAACTGGAGTTCGGTCCCGACCGACTGGACCGCCTCTCGGTGGAGGGTGTCGCCCGCTCGCTTCGCTACCAGTACGGCGACGACCGCGGCGTCTACGTGCCGACCACGAACGACCCCGACTGGACCATCGAGGTCGAGGAGTCGGTGCCCGACGAGCGGCCGTACGTCACCGGCGCGGTGATCCGCGGGGTCGATCTGGACGACGCCGCCCTCGACTCCCTGATCCAACTGCAGGAGAAGCTCCACGCGACGATGGGACGCAAACGGGCGAAAGGCGCCATCGGCATCCACGACCTCACGATGCTGAAAGGGGAGATGCTGCGCGAGGACGGCCGTGACGGGCACGCCATCACCTACCGCGGCGTCGACCCCGAGGGCGACCGGTTCGTCCCCCTCGACTCGGACGCGGAGATGACGCCCGCACAGGTGCTCGACGAGCACCCGACCGGCGAGACGTACGCCCCCATCGTCGCGGAGTACGGCCGGTATCCGGCCATCTACGACGAGATCGGCCTGTTCTCGTTCCCGCCGGTGATCAACGGTCGCCGGACCGAGGTGTCGACCGACTCCCGTGACCTGTTCGTCGAGTTGACCGGGACGGATCAGTGGACCATCGACCGGATGTGTAACGTGATCTGTTACGCTCTCGACGCCCGCGGGGCGACCGTCGAAGCGGTCGAGGTGGCCTATCCGGAGGGCACGCTCCGCCGTCCCGACTTCGAGGTGGAGACGAAGACCGTCGCCCACGGGCGGATCGAGGGGATGCTCGGAATCGATCTGGACGTCGAGGAGACGGTCGACCTGTTCGAGCGGTCGGGGCTGGACGTCGATGTCGAGGACGGCGACGGCACGACCGCCTACGAGGTGTCCATCCCTCCATACCGGACCGACGTTCTCCACCCCCTCGACCTGATCGACGACGTGGGTCGGGCGTACGGGTTCAACGAACTCGACCCGCGGTATCCGGACGTGGCGACGGTCGGCGGCCGGCACGAGCGGTCGACACTCGAAGCGGCGGCGCGCACGTCCCTCGTCGGCCTCGGCTTCGAGGACCTGCTCAACTTCCACATGATCTCCGAGGCGGAGAACTACGAACGCATGGGCGTCGCCCCCGGCACGCCCGTCGTCGGCGGCGCGGCCCCGGTGACGATCACCGAACCGTACAGCGAGGACTACACCATGCTCCGGACGTGGGCGCTGCCCTCGCTCACGATGGTGCTGGAGAACAACACCCATCGGGCGTACCCGCAGGACCTCGCCGAGATTGGGCTGGCCGCGGGCGCGGACGACGACGAGAACACGGGCGTCGCGGAACGCCGCACCGTCGCGGCCGTCCTCGCTCGCCACGACGCCACCTACGAGGACGCCAAGTCGCGGCTGGCGTCGCTGTGTGACGACTTCGACGCCGACCTCGAAACGCCCGCGACCGAGCATCCGACCTTCATCGACGGCCGCGCGGCCGCGGTGGTGATCGACGGCGAGCCCGTTGGCGTCATCGGCGAGGTGCATCCGCGCGTGCTGGTCGAACACGACCTCGAACTGCCGGTGGCGGCGTTCGAGTTCCGGCTGGACGCGCTGGCGTAG
- a CDS encoding universal stress protein translates to MSRTHLVVVNDGHNLRSAMDYACETFPEDTITAIYVDTAAADVAPIHLEESGGSIEDWLRTHRSEADRAFEAARDAAADHDASIETEVAFGHFPDAIRQYCANNSVDTVVVGTADRDAFSSYVVADDVTRIANTAPVPVVVV, encoded by the coding sequence ATGTCACGAACCCACCTCGTCGTCGTCAACGACGGCCACAACCTGCGGAGCGCGATGGATTACGCCTGTGAGACGTTCCCGGAAGACACGATCACGGCCATCTACGTCGACACCGCGGCGGCCGACGTCGCCCCGATCCACCTCGAGGAGTCGGGCGGATCCATCGAGGACTGGCTGCGTACTCACCGTTCCGAAGCCGACCGCGCGTTCGAGGCGGCCCGCGACGCCGCCGCGGATCACGACGCCAGCATCGAGACGGAGGTTGCCTTCGGTCACTTCCCCGACGCCATCCGCCAGTACTGCGCGAACAACTCGGTCGACACGGTCGTCGTCGGCACCGCCGATCGCGACGCGTTCAGTTCCTACGTCGTCGCCGACGACGTGACCCGAATCGCCAACACCGCGCCGGTTCCGGTCGTCGTCGTCTAA
- a CDS encoding alcohol dehydrogenase gives MTDTMRAAVIPEAGADFELVERPIPDPDPTEVRVAVDACGICHSDVFVAEGTFPGVSYPRTPGHEVVGRVDAVGADVTAWSEGDRVGAGWHGGHCFTCDPCRRGDFLGCENAEITGLTFDGGYAEYATVPSEALAAVPDGLDAVDAAPLLCAGVTTYNALRNSDARPGDVVAVVGVGGLGHLGVQYARAAGFETVAISRSPDKRDLALDLGADHFVDASEADPAEALQGLGGARVVLSTAPSADAVESVVGGLGADGEVIVVGIPGEPVPVDVQHLVGTRGAVSGWGSGHARDSQDTLEFSDLRDITPVVETFGLDEVRAAYDRMLENEARFRAVLDV, from the coding sequence ATGACCGACACGATGCGTGCGGCGGTAATCCCCGAGGCTGGCGCCGATTTCGAACTCGTCGAGCGACCGATTCCGGACCCCGATCCCACCGAGGTCCGGGTCGCGGTCGACGCCTGCGGCATCTGTCACAGCGACGTGTTCGTCGCCGAGGGCACCTTCCCCGGCGTCTCCTACCCCCGGACGCCGGGGCACGAGGTGGTCGGCCGGGTCGACGCCGTCGGCGCGGATGTGACCGCTTGGAGCGAGGGTGACCGCGTCGGCGCCGGGTGGCACGGCGGCCACTGTTTCACCTGCGACCCGTGTCGCCGCGGCGACTTCCTCGGGTGTGAGAACGCAGAGATCACGGGACTCACCTTCGACGGCGGTTACGCCGAGTACGCGACCGTCCCGAGCGAGGCGCTGGCGGCGGTTCCCGACGGCCTGGACGCCGTCGACGCCGCACCCCTCCTCTGTGCGGGCGTGACCACCTACAACGCCCTGCGGAACAGCGACGCTCGCCCCGGCGACGTCGTCGCCGTCGTCGGCGTCGGTGGTCTCGGTCACCTCGGCGTCCAGTACGCCCGCGCCGCGGGGTTCGAGACCGTCGCGATTTCGCGGAGTCCGGACAAGCGTGATCTCGCCCTCGACCTCGGTGCGGATCACTTCGTCGACGCGAGCGAGGCCGACCCCGCCGAGGCGTTACAGGGTCTCGGCGGCGCGCGGGTCGTCCTCTCGACGGCGCCGTCGGCCGACGCCGTCGAGTCCGTCGTGGGTGGGCTCGGCGCCGATGGTGAGGTGATCGTCGTCGGCATCCCCGGGGAACCGGTGCCGGTCGACGTCCAGCATCTGGTGGGCACGCGCGGTGCCGTCTCCGGGTGGGGGTCCGGTCACGCCCGCGACTCCCAGGACACCCTCGAGTTCAGCGACCTTCGCGACATCACGCCCGTCGTCGAGACGTTCGGCCTCGACGAGGTGCGCGCGGCGTACGACCGGATGCTCGAAAACGAGGCGCGCTTCCGGGCCGTCCTCGACGTGTAA
- a CDS encoding quinone-dependent dihydroorotate dehydrogenase, protein MKAYDLLKPALFAFPAETAHRAIHRLLQGVQHTPVEDLLRDRYVVDDERLRTETFGVEFGNPVGVAAGFDKNAELPSVLTALGFSHVEVGGVTAERQPGNPRPRLFRLPEDGALVNRMGFNNEGADRIGARLDGADLPDAPVGINIGKSKSTPLSEAVDDYRYTYERVADAGDYFVVNVSSPNTPGLRELQNRASLERILGGLVDAGADPLLVKLSPDLAAPAIEEALAVVDDLDLAGVVATNTTTDRPTGLRNPNKAERGGLSGKPIEERATGTIKFIAERTDVPVVGVGGITDAAGAYRKIRAGASVVQLYTGLVYEGPGLARDINRGLLDLLERDGFDSVEEAVGADL, encoded by the coding sequence ATGAAGGCCTACGACCTGCTGAAACCGGCGCTGTTCGCGTTTCCCGCCGAGACGGCCCATCGAGCCATCCACCGACTCCTCCAAGGTGTTCAGCACACACCCGTCGAGGACCTGCTACGTGACCGCTACGTCGTCGACGACGAACGGCTCCGGACCGAAACGTTCGGGGTAGAGTTCGGCAACCCCGTCGGCGTCGCAGCGGGCTTCGACAAGAACGCCGAACTCCCGAGCGTCCTCACCGCCCTCGGATTCTCACACGTCGAAGTGGGCGGCGTCACCGCCGAGCGACAGCCGGGCAATCCCCGGCCTCGCCTCTTTCGGCTCCCCGAGGACGGCGCGCTCGTCAACCGGATGGGGTTCAACAACGAGGGCGCGGATCGGATCGGCGCCCGCCTCGACGGCGCCGACTTGCCGGACGCGCCCGTCGGTATCAACATCGGAAAGTCGAAATCGACCCCGCTTTCCGAGGCCGTGGACGACTACCGCTACACCTACGAGCGCGTGGCGGACGCCGGCGACTACTTCGTCGTGAACGTCTCTAGCCCGAACACACCCGGCCTGCGCGAACTCCAGAACCGGGCGTCGCTCGAACGCATCCTCGGCGGCCTCGTCGACGCGGGCGCCGACCCACTCCTGGTCAAACTCTCGCCCGACCTGGCGGCCCCGGCTATCGAGGAGGCCCTCGCGGTCGTCGACGACTTAGACCTGGCTGGCGTCGTCGCCACCAACACGACGACCGATCGCCCGACCGGCCTCCGGAACCCCAACAAGGCCGAGCGTGGTGGTCTGTCCGGCAAGCCCATCGAGGAACGGGCGACGGGCACGATCAAGTTCATCGCGGAACGGACCGACGTCCCCGTCGTCGGCGTCGGCGGCATCACGGACGCAGCAGGCGCGTACCGCAAGATCCGGGCGGGCGCGAGCGTCGTCCAACTATACACGGGCCTGGTGTACGAGGGGCCGGGCCTCGCACGCGACATCAACCGTGGCCTGCTCGACTTGCTGGAACGGGACGGCTTCGACTCGGTCGAAGAGGCGGTCGGCGCCGACCTGTAG